A DNA window from Tistrella bauzanensis contains the following coding sequences:
- a CDS encoding LpxI family protein: protein MSGDTLGVIAGNGRLPELVIQAARDAGRAVFVVVLDGTENPARFADLPHAVIRIGAAGRIIAALKQAGVGDLVLAGGIKRPSFSTVMPDVRGARLLARVATRIGQGDDALLKAVIADLETEGFRVVGADQVVEGLNAPPGIWGRVQADDQARADVRRGIEVLEALGRLDIGQAVVVQQGVVLGVEAIEGTAALIARAGDLARPGARPVLVKTAKPGQERRVDWPTIGSETIDQLARAGFAGLAVGAGRVLVIDRPALIAAADRGGLFIMGAT from the coding sequence GTGAGCGGCGATACGCTCGGTGTCATCGCCGGCAATGGCCGACTGCCTGAACTGGTGATACAGGCGGCGCGTGATGCCGGGCGGGCGGTTTTCGTCGTGGTGCTGGATGGCACCGAAAATCCGGCACGGTTCGCGGATCTTCCCCATGCCGTCATCCGCATCGGTGCGGCGGGGCGGATCATTGCGGCTCTGAAGCAGGCGGGTGTCGGCGATCTGGTTCTGGCGGGCGGGATCAAGCGCCCGTCCTTCTCGACCGTGATGCCTGATGTGCGCGGCGCCCGGCTGCTGGCCCGGGTCGCGACACGGATCGGGCAGGGCGATGACGCGCTGTTGAAGGCGGTGATCGCCGATCTTGAGACCGAGGGCTTCCGGGTGGTCGGCGCCGATCAGGTGGTCGAGGGTCTGAACGCCCCCCCCGGCATCTGGGGCCGTGTTCAGGCCGATGATCAGGCGCGCGCCGATGTCCGCCGTGGCATTGAGGTGCTGGAGGCGCTGGGCCGGCTGGATATCGGCCAAGCCGTGGTGGTGCAGCAGGGTGTGGTTCTGGGGGTGGAGGCGATCGAGGGCACGGCGGCCTTGATTGCCCGCGCCGGCGACCTTGCCCGCCCGGGCGCGCGCCCGGTGCTGGTCAAGACCGCCAAGCCCGGTCAGGAACGGCGTGTCGACTGGCCGACGATCGGGAGCGAGACCATCGATCAGCTGGCCCGCGCGGGCTTTGCCGGCCTGGCGGTCGGTGCCGGGCGGGTTCTGGTGATCGATCGGCCGGCGCTGATCGCCGCAGCCGATCGGGGCGGGCTGTTCATCATGGGGGCGACATGA
- the moaC gene encoding cyclic pyranopterin monophosphate synthase MoaC yields MTDSTDNGGSGGLTHFDATGAAVMVDVSAKDVTERVAIAEARVRMAPETLAVVRRGDARKGDVIGIARLAGIMGAKRTADLIPLCHPLPLQSVTVDIEPDDALPGLTIRATARVTARTGVEMEALTAASVASLTVYDMLKAIDRGMTIEAVRLIEKRGGRSGHWTAPSLIPEP; encoded by the coding sequence ATGACCGACAGCACGGATAACGGCGGCTCCGGTGGCCTGACCCATTTCGATGCGACGGGTGCGGCGGTCATGGTCGATGTCTCGGCCAAGGATGTGACCGAACGGGTCGCGATCGCGGAAGCCCGGGTGCGCATGGCGCCCGAGACCCTGGCGGTGGTGCGGCGCGGTGATGCCAGGAAGGGCGACGTCATCGGCATCGCCCGGCTCGCCGGTATCATGGGCGCCAAGCGGACCGCCGATCTCATTCCGCTCTGCCATCCGCTGCCGCTGCAATCGGTGACGGTCGATATCGAGCCGGACGACGCGCTGCCCGGCCTGACGATCCGGGCCACCGCCAGGGTCACGGCGCGTACCGGTGTCGAAATGGAGGCATTGACCGCAGCCAGTGTCGCAAGCCTGACGGTTTACGATATGCTGAAGGCGATCGATCGTGGCATGACCATCGAAGCCGTGCGGCTGATCGAGAAACGCGGCGGCCGTTCGGGTCACTGGACGGCACCGTCCCTCATTCCGGAGCCCTGA
- a CDS encoding molybdopterin molybdotransferase MoeA: MLTVDDARARILDEARPLGTETVALADARGRVLAGDLVARRTQPPQTMSAMDGWALRTSDLAVGRTEFRVVGVSRAGSGFTGMVDAGQTARIFTGAPVPDGADIVVIQEDTHVAAHDDDGQPLRMALTDRVEPVAGANIRPAGIDFATGAVGLLAGRVMDARAIALAAAMDHPWLQVIRQPRVGVLATGDELVRPGEPMGPDTIVDAVTPALMALIQDAGAVPVDLGIAPDARDRIDAALTAAHGCDLLLTIGGASVGDHDLMQAALISHGASIDFWKIAMRPGKPLMYGRMGDMPVLGLPGNPVSAFICSWLFALPLIDRLAGRTPRDPAPARLPLAAPVAQNTMRQHYMRARLQTGADGRQTVLPVRDQDSSLLSALADADALILRRPHALAAEPGTEVEVLRLSPVG; the protein is encoded by the coding sequence ATGCTGACCGTCGACGACGCCCGCGCCCGCATACTCGACGAGGCCAGACCGCTTGGCACCGAGACCGTCGCCCTGGCCGATGCCCGCGGCCGGGTTCTGGCGGGTGATCTGGTGGCGCGGCGAACCCAGCCGCCGCAGACGATGTCGGCGATGGATGGCTGGGCATTACGCACAAGCGATCTGGCCGTCGGCCGTACCGAGTTTCGGGTGGTCGGGGTGTCGCGGGCCGGCAGCGGTTTTACCGGCATGGTCGATGCGGGACAGACGGCGCGCATCTTCACCGGCGCCCCGGTCCCGGACGGGGCCGATATCGTGGTCATCCAGGAAGACACCCACGTTGCCGCTCATGATGATGACGGGCAGCCGCTTCGGATGGCGCTGACCGACCGGGTCGAGCCGGTAGCCGGCGCGAATATCCGCCCCGCCGGCATCGATTTCGCCACCGGGGCCGTCGGCCTGCTGGCCGGACGGGTGATGGATGCCCGCGCCATTGCCCTTGCGGCGGCCATGGACCATCCATGGTTGCAGGTCATCAGGCAGCCACGGGTCGGGGTGCTCGCGACCGGCGACGAACTGGTCCGGCCCGGAGAGCCGATGGGCCCCGACACCATCGTCGATGCCGTGACCCCGGCACTGATGGCGCTGATCCAGGATGCCGGCGCCGTGCCGGTCGATCTCGGCATCGCACCCGATGCCCGCGACCGGATCGATGCGGCACTGACCGCCGCGCATGGCTGCGATCTTCTGCTCACCATCGGGGGCGCCTCGGTCGGTGATCACGATCTGATGCAGGCAGCGTTGATCAGCCACGGCGCCAGCATAGACTTCTGGAAGATCGCCATGCGGCCGGGCAAGCCGTTGATGTACGGCCGGATGGGCGACATGCCGGTGCTGGGCCTGCCGGGCAATCCGGTGTCGGCCTTCATCTGCAGCTGGTTGTTCGCCCTGCCGCTGATCGACCGGCTGGCCGGCCGCACGCCACGTGATCCGGCACCGGCGCGCCTGCCCCTGGCGGCACCCGTGGCGCAGAACACCATGCGCCAGCATTACATGCGCGCCCGGCTCCAGACCGGCGCCGACGGGCGCCAGACCGTGCTGCCGGTGCGTGATCAGGACAGTTCCCTGCTTTCGGCGCTGGCCGATGCCGATGCGCTGATCCTGCGTCGACCGCATGCGTTGGCCGCAGAGCCGGGAACCGAGGTCGAGGTTCTGCGCTTGTCGCCCGTGGGTTGA
- the lpxB gene encoding lipid-A-disaccharide synthase has translation MSPTVGAGSDQGPLIAIIAGEASGDLIGARLIRALVEQTGGRMRLMGVGGEAMGAEGFDSLFPMEELSLFGLLEVLPHLRNLRRRLDQTAGAIAQARPDIVVTIDSPGFNRRLATRLKPLGLVLVHYVAPTVWAWRPKRAEKFAAIFDHLLALLPFEPPWFTRVGLPCTFVGHPAVEDAVTTGDGPGFRARHGIAVEDTVVLALPGSRKGEISRLQGPMGQALSMMAATRPGLRVVVPAIRAEADRVRAAVAQWGLPQPAVVVDDAAGRRDAFAAADVAIAASGTVTLELARQGVPMVVVYRVNALTGAIARRLVRVPHVSLLNLVMAREIVPELLQAEVTADRIIALAAPLIDQPAARQTQAALLREALARLGGPADDGLKPSARAAAVVLDLAGRRRLS, from the coding sequence GTGTCACCCACAGTTGGCGCCGGTTCCGACCAGGGGCCGCTGATCGCCATCATCGCCGGTGAGGCGTCGGGTGACCTGATCGGCGCACGGTTGATCCGGGCGCTGGTTGAACAGACCGGCGGCCGGATGCGGCTGATGGGGGTGGGTGGCGAGGCGATGGGGGCCGAGGGCTTCGACAGCCTGTTTCCCATGGAGGAACTCAGCCTGTTCGGGCTGCTGGAGGTGCTGCCGCATCTGCGCAATCTGCGCCGCCGCCTGGATCAGACCGCTGGCGCGATCGCGCAGGCGCGGCCGGACATCGTGGTGACCATCGACAGCCCGGGCTTCAACCGCCGGCTGGCCACGCGACTGAAGCCGCTGGGGCTGGTTCTGGTGCATTATGTGGCACCGACGGTCTGGGCGTGGCGGCCGAAGCGGGCGGAGAAATTCGCTGCGATCTTCGATCATCTTCTGGCCTTGCTGCCGTTCGAGCCGCCCTGGTTCACCCGCGTCGGATTGCCCTGCACCTTTGTCGGCCATCCGGCCGTCGAGGATGCGGTGACGACGGGCGACGGGCCGGGCTTTCGGGCCCGGCATGGCATCGCTGTGGAGGATACGGTGGTGCTGGCGCTACCCGGCAGCCGCAAGGGCGAAATCAGCCGGCTTCAGGGGCCGATGGGCCAGGCCTTGTCGATGATGGCCGCGACCCGGCCCGGATTGCGCGTGGTGGTGCCGGCGATCCGGGCGGAGGCGGATCGGGTGCGGGCTGCGGTGGCGCAGTGGGGCTTGCCGCAGCCGGCGGTGGTGGTCGACGATGCCGCGGGCCGGCGCGATGCTTTTGCCGCCGCCGATGTGGCGATCGCCGCATCCGGCACCGTCACGCTGGAACTGGCCCGGCAGGGCGTACCGATGGTGGTGGTCTACCGGGTGAACGCCCTGACCGGAGCGATCGCCCGCCGGCTGGTGCGGGTGCCGCATGTCAGCCTGCTCAATCTGGTGATGGCGCGGGAGATCGTGCCCGAGCTGTTGCAGGCCGAGGTGACGGCGGACCGGATCATCGCGCTGGCGGCGCCCCTGATCGACCAGCCGGCGGCGCGCCAGACCCAGGCCGCTTTGCTGCGTGAGGCGCTGGCGCGCCTCGGCGGCCCCGCCGATGACGGCCTGAAGCCCAGCGCCAGGGCCGCCGCCGTGGTGCTCGATCTGGCAGGCCGCCGCCGGCTGTCGTGA
- the lexA gene encoding transcriptional repressor LexA, translated as MLTRKQHELLRFILDRVRATGVAPSFEEMKDALDLKSKSGIHRLILGLEERGFIRRLAHRARAIEVIRLPDGAAFQMPGDVLPGTHHGGQVSNAPAGAAMPQAQPRGPRLVDVTTGRGFVAEGGDGSGAGGARLRSITRPPLSAPPRSTQADDAHNIVLPLYGKIAAGTPIEALSDAERTVEVPAGLVPSGADYFALEVDGDSMIEAGIMSGDTVIIRRADTADNGTIVVALIDGGEATLKRLRRRGQAIALEPANKAYETRIYRPDQVKVQGQLVALFRRYA; from the coding sequence GTGCTCACACGCAAGCAGCATGAACTGCTGCGGTTCATCCTCGACCGGGTGCGCGCCACCGGCGTCGCCCCATCCTTCGAGGAAATGAAGGATGCGCTGGATCTGAAGTCAAAATCAGGCATTCACCGCCTGATTCTGGGGCTGGAGGAGCGTGGCTTCATCCGCAGGCTCGCCCATCGCGCCCGCGCGATCGAGGTGATCCGTCTGCCGGACGGCGCCGCCTTCCAGATGCCGGGGGATGTGCTGCCCGGCACCCATCATGGCGGTCAGGTCAGCAATGCACCGGCCGGCGCTGCCATGCCGCAAGCGCAGCCGCGCGGGCCCCGACTGGTCGACGTCACCACCGGTCGCGGCTTTGTGGCCGAAGGTGGCGACGGCAGTGGCGCCGGTGGTGCCCGGTTGCGCAGCATCACCCGCCCGCCATTGAGCGCGCCACCGCGCAGCACCCAAGCCGATGACGCGCACAACATCGTCCTGCCGCTCTATGGCAAGATTGCCGCCGGCACGCCGATCGAAGCGCTGTCCGATGCCGAGCGCACGGTTGAGGTGCCGGCCGGGCTGGTGCCATCTGGTGCCGACTATTTCGCGCTGGAAGTCGACGGTGACTCGATGATCGAAGCCGGGATCATGAGCGGCGATACCGTCATCATCCGTCGCGCCGATACGGCCGATAACGGCACCATCGTGGTCGCCCTGATCGATGGTGGCGAGGCGACGCTGAAGCGCCTGCGCCGCCGCGGTCAGGCGATCGCGCTGGAGCCCGCCAACAAGGCCTATGAGACCCGGATCTATCGTCCGGATCAGGTGAAGGTTCAGGGTCAGCTGGTGGCCTTGTTCCGTCGCTATGCCTGA
- the gltX gene encoding glutamate--tRNA ligase has product MTVVTRFAPSPTGYLHIGGARTALFNWLYARHTGGVFLLRIEDTDRQRSTKAAIDAILDGLRWLGLDWDAPETYQAARADRHAAVAHDMLARGRAYHCWCTPEELEAQRAEQRAAGRPVRYDGRCRHRDPATVPAGLKPVVRLLAPSEGETVVEDQVQGTVRFANDQLDDLVLLRGDGTPTYMLAVVVDDHDMGITHVIRGDDHLTNTARQILISQANDWALPVFSHIPLIHGPDGAKLSKRHGALGVDAYRDMGLLPEAVRNYLLRLGWGHGDDEIISDAQAIEWFDLSAIGRSPSRFDMAKLTNLNYHYLRSAADDRLVELVVPFIEKALGRGLTENARARLLAGMPGLKDRAKSLLELAESAAFYAAEPPFDFTAKAAKILDDGGRTVLSALRPALIALPDWNDAALEEAARAHAEANGLKLGAVAQPLRAAMTGTTVSPPIFEVLRVLGPSECLRRLDAAL; this is encoded by the coding sequence ATGACCGTCGTCACCCGTTTCGCCCCCTCGCCCACCGGCTATCTGCATATCGGCGGTGCACGCACCGCGCTGTTCAACTGGCTATATGCGCGACATACCGGCGGTGTCTTTCTACTGCGGATCGAGGATACCGATCGCCAGCGGTCAACCAAAGCGGCGATTGATGCCATTCTGGATGGATTGCGCTGGCTGGGCCTGGACTGGGACGCGCCCGAGACCTATCAGGCCGCCCGTGCCGATCGCCACGCGGCCGTCGCCCACGACATGCTGGCGCGCGGTCGGGCCTATCACTGCTGGTGCACGCCGGAAGAGCTTGAGGCCCAGCGCGCCGAGCAGCGTGCCGCGGGCCGGCCGGTGCGCTATGACGGCCGCTGCCGTCACCGTGACCCGGCGACCGTTCCGGCCGGGCTGAAGCCTGTGGTGCGGCTGCTGGCACCGTCCGAGGGCGAGACCGTGGTCGAGGATCAGGTTCAGGGTACGGTGCGGTTCGCCAACGACCAGCTCGACGATCTGGTGCTGCTGCGCGGCGACGGCACGCCCACCTATATGCTGGCGGTGGTGGTCGACGATCACGATATGGGTATCACCCATGTCATCCGGGGCGATGACCACCTGACCAACACCGCCCGTCAGATCCTGATCTCTCAGGCCAATGACTGGGCGCTGCCGGTGTTCAGCCACATCCCGCTGATCCATGGCCCCGACGGTGCGAAACTGTCGAAGCGCCATGGTGCGCTCGGGGTCGATGCCTATCGCGATATGGGTCTGCTGCCCGAAGCCGTGCGCAATTATCTGCTGCGTCTGGGCTGGGGCCATGGCGACGATGAAATCATCTCGGATGCCCAGGCCATCGAATGGTTCGACCTGTCGGCGATCGGCCGCAGCCCGTCGCGCTTCGACATGGCGAAGCTGACCAACCTGAACTATCACTACCTGCGGAGTGCTGCGGATGACCGGCTGGTCGAGCTGGTCGTACCGTTTATCGAGAAGGCTCTGGGCCGCGGTCTGACCGAGAATGCAAGGGCGCGCCTGCTCGCCGGTATGCCCGGCTTGAAGGATCGCGCGAAGAGCTTGCTCGAACTGGCTGAGAGTGCGGCATTTTATGCCGCCGAACCACCATTCGATTTCACGGCCAAGGCAGCGAAGATTCTGGATGACGGCGGTCGTACCGTCCTGTCAGCCCTCCGCCCGGCGCTGATCGCGCTGCCCGACTGGAATGATGCCGCCCTGGAAGAGGCTGCCCGCGCCCATGCTGAGGCGAACGGCCTGAAGCTTGGCGCGGTGGCCCAGCCGCTGCGTGCCGCCATGACCGGTACGACCGTGTCGCCTCCGATCTTCGAGGTGCTGCGCGTGCTGGGGCCCAGCGAATGCCTGCGCCGGCTCGACGCGGCCCTCTGA
- a CDS encoding ComEC/Rec2 family competence protein gives MTLIGVDGGVDKDDGRLRRLWRQSGGRLTGWIQTSLGAEQDRWRLWGAVLFATGCGIHVDLVRDPPLWLLFAATAAIWSLSAMARAYRPWLALTCLGLAWMVGGMAVSGLGTALVAAPVLEQPYRGPLAGRVLAVEPDGIGGGRLLIVPAWIDGLTRDTLPARVRVTVRPQADGLPAPGDGVRMRVNLSPPSAPVVPGGYDFARAAYFQQLGAIGYAYGSAMITRPPAPRLTLQTMREAVERGRLALDRRIRQAAPGAGGAVLSAMVTGLRGAIPDPVDQAMRDSGLAHLISISGLHMTMVAGLIFGVVRLAMALLPAVADRISGRKVASLAALAGAAGYLALGGFAVPTQRAFIMTGLGLLAILANRPVLSMSLIASSAIVVLAVQPAAIIGPSFQMSFAAVVALIALYESPAIRRLAGMDAGEGRPALSRAGAWIFGMLATSSIAGLATAPYAAYAFGRATGYGLVSNLIAVPLTGFWIMPTALAGSLATLLPLPDGFNADLLFTLSARGMDLVIATATMVASWSGAVVLVPAFGAGALLLMTFGGLWLAIWRRPWRWAGLVPVLAGVIIAAHPALPDILVSDDGRSLAIRGHDGALLATDHRRNRFVLNQWAEALGTDVIRPLAADTTEPGLACHAGLCRMTRQNLTAALVLDGGRLAEACGTAQLVVVAASAAGPDDIGTPPCAARLIDRRRPDQTAGSLAIRLGSGRVSVDEAGSVRGQRPWVRAAVTPVDDVGR, from the coding sequence ATGACCCTGATTGGTGTAGATGGCGGCGTCGACAAGGATGATGGCCGGTTGCGGCGGCTGTGGCGGCAGAGCGGCGGCCGCCTGACCGGCTGGATCCAGACCAGCCTTGGCGCGGAACAGGACCGCTGGCGTCTGTGGGGCGCCGTGCTGTTCGCCACCGGTTGCGGCATTCATGTCGATCTGGTCCGCGATCCGCCGCTCTGGCTATTGTTCGCGGCAACCGCCGCGATCTGGTCGCTATCGGCCATGGCGCGGGCATATCGGCCATGGCTGGCGCTGACCTGCCTGGGGTTAGCCTGGATGGTTGGCGGCATGGCGGTGTCGGGGCTCGGCACCGCGCTGGTCGCGGCACCGGTGCTGGAACAGCCCTATCGCGGGCCGCTGGCCGGCCGGGTTCTGGCTGTGGAGCCCGATGGCATCGGCGGCGGCCGGTTGCTGATCGTGCCGGCCTGGATCGATGGCCTGACCCGCGACACCCTGCCGGCACGGGTGCGGGTGACGGTGCGGCCGCAGGCGGACGGGCTGCCCGCGCCGGGCGATGGCGTGCGGATGAGGGTCAACCTGTCGCCACCGTCGGCGCCGGTCGTACCCGGCGGGTATGACTTTGCCCGTGCGGCTTATTTTCAGCAGCTTGGCGCCATTGGCTACGCGTATGGATCAGCCATGATCACCCGCCCGCCGGCACCGCGCCTGACCCTGCAGACCATGCGGGAAGCGGTGGAGCGCGGCCGCCTGGCCCTGGACCGCCGTATCCGGCAGGCGGCGCCCGGCGCCGGTGGCGCGGTCCTCTCGGCCATGGTCACGGGCCTGCGCGGTGCGATCCCCGACCCGGTCGATCAGGCGATGCGCGACAGCGGCCTGGCCCACCTGATCTCGATCTCGGGCCTGCACATGACCATGGTCGCCGGGCTGATCTTCGGCGTGGTCCGGCTGGCGATGGCGCTGTTGCCGGCAGTGGCCGACCGGATTTCCGGGCGCAAGGTCGCAAGCCTCGCGGCACTTGCCGGTGCCGCCGGTTATCTGGCGCTGGGTGGCTTCGCGGTCCCCACCCAGCGCGCCTTCATCATGACCGGGCTGGGCCTGCTCGCGATTCTGGCCAATCGACCGGTGCTGTCGATGTCGCTAATCGCGAGTTCGGCCATCGTGGTGCTCGCGGTTCAGCCGGCGGCGATCATCGGCCCCAGCTTTCAGATGTCGTTCGCGGCGGTGGTGGCGCTGATCGCGCTGTATGAAAGCCCGGCGATCCGGCGACTGGCAGGCATGGATGCGGGCGAGGGCCGGCCGGCGTTGTCGCGGGCCGGCGCCTGGATCTTCGGCATGCTGGCGACGTCGAGCATCGCCGGCCTCGCCACCGCACCCTATGCGGCCTATGCCTTCGGGCGCGCCACCGGTTACGGGCTGGTGTCGAACCTGATCGCGGTGCCGCTGACCGGGTTCTGGATCATGCCGACCGCCCTGGCCGGCAGTCTGGCGACGCTGCTGCCACTGCCGGACGGCTTCAACGCCGACCTGCTGTTCACCCTGTCGGCACGCGGCATGGATCTGGTGATTGCCACGGCGACTATGGTCGCCTCGTGGTCCGGTGCCGTGGTGCTGGTGCCGGCCTTCGGCGCCGGCGCCTTGCTGCTGATGACCTTTGGCGGATTATGGCTGGCCATCTGGCGCCGACCGTGGCGCTGGGCCGGGCTGGTGCCGGTGCTGGCCGGCGTGATCATCGCGGCGCATCCGGCTCTGCCTGATATCCTGGTCAGCGATGATGGTCGAAGCCTTGCCATCCGCGGCCATGACGGTGCGCTGCTGGCGACCGATCATCGCCGCAACCGCTTCGTTCTGAACCAGTGGGCCGAGGCTCTGGGCACCGATGTGATCCGCCCGCTTGCGGCCGATACGACGGAGCCGGGCCTTGCTTGTCACGCGGGCCTGTGCCGCATGACCCGACAGAACCTGACGGCTGCCCTGGTGCTGGATGGCGGCCGGCTCGCCGAAGCCTGCGGCACGGCACAGCTGGTGGTGGTCGCCGCCAGCGCTGCCGGGCCCGACGACATCGGAACCCCGCCCTGCGCCGCCCGGTTGATCGACCGGCGGCGACCGGACCAGACTGCCGGCAGCCTCGCGATCAGACTGGGTTCGGGGCGGGTGTCGGTCGACGAGGCCGGATCGGTGCGCGGGCAGCGCCCCTGGGTGCGTGCCGCCGTGACACCGGTCGATGATGTCGGTCGATGA